A genomic segment from Malaclemys terrapin pileata isolate rMalTer1 chromosome 1, rMalTer1.hap1, whole genome shotgun sequence encodes:
- the LOC128827025 gene encoding uncharacterized protein LOC128827025, producing the protein MLADGEDEEGEEVDEAVDSTHNADFPDSQDLFITLTEIPYQPSPAVTPDTESGEGSATPSATVSQPSLASHSQRLARIRQRKKRTREDMFSELMACSRAQAAQQTQWRENLSQMQQANMDREERWRQEDQQATQTLLGLLREQTDTLRRLVDVLQEQRQEDRAPLQSISNRPPPPPSPIPPSPKVHRRRGGRVHANSHSTPAESSSSRRLSFPKI; encoded by the exons atgttagcggacggggaagatgaggaaggagaagaggtggacgaggcagtcgacagcactcacaacgctgatttccccgacagccaggatctcttcatcacccttacagagatcccctaccaaccgtccccagccgttaccccggacacagaatctggggaaggatcagcca ccccatctgcgactgtctcacaacctagcctggcatcacactcccagaggctagcgaggattaggcagaggaagaagaggacacgggaggacatgttctcagagcttatggcctgctcccgagcccaggcagcacagcagacccagtggcgggagaacttgtcccaaatgcagcaagcaaacatggatcgggaggagaggtggcggcaggaagaccagcaggcgactcaaaccctgcttggactactgagggagcaaacggacacgctccggcgccttgtggatgttctgcaggaacagaggcaggaggacagagccccactgcagtccatctctaaccgccctcccccgccaccaagtcccatacccccctcacccaaagtgcacagaaggagaggcggcagagtccacgcaaactctcactccacccctgcagagagctctagtagcagaaggctctcattccccaaaatttga